The Saccharomonospora glauca K62 genome has a segment encoding these proteins:
- a CDS encoding DUF427 domain-containing protein has protein sequence MGTHGDVEERNRGRIERGAKRVRAVFAGEVVADTIRPLLVWEVPYYPTYYLPREDVRTELFVPTGRTRESRQRGVGIVSHLRMGDREAADAVTEYSDSDALRGHVRLDWSAMDAWFEEDEEVYTHPRDPYVRVDVLSSSRHVEVVVDGVTVADTRAPKLLFETNLPVRYYLPKVDVRLDLLEPSDTVTHCPYKGRAEYWSVRVNGELVEDLAWSYRTPLRESGPIAGHLAFPQERVEVYVDGVRDRG, from the coding sequence GTGGGCACACACGGCGATGTCGAGGAACGGAACCGGGGACGGATCGAGCGCGGCGCCAAGCGGGTGCGGGCCGTGTTCGCCGGCGAGGTCGTGGCGGACACGATCCGGCCCCTGCTGGTGTGGGAGGTGCCGTACTACCCGACCTACTACCTGCCTCGCGAGGACGTGAGAACGGAGCTGTTCGTGCCGACGGGCCGAACGCGGGAGTCGAGACAGCGAGGCGTGGGCATCGTGTCCCACCTGCGGATGGGCGATCGAGAGGCCGCCGACGCCGTCACCGAGTACTCGGACTCGGACGCTCTTCGCGGCCACGTGCGCCTGGACTGGAGCGCCATGGACGCGTGGTTCGAGGAGGACGAGGAGGTCTACACGCACCCGAGGGACCCGTACGTGCGGGTGGACGTGCTGAGCAGCTCCCGGCACGTGGAGGTGGTGGTCGACGGCGTGACGGTGGCCGACACGCGCGCGCCCAAGCTGCTGTTCGAGACCAACCTCCCGGTGCGGTACTACCTGCCGAAGGTCGACGTGCGCCTCGACCTGCTCGAACCCAGCGACACGGTGACCCACTGCCCGTACAAGGGGCGGGCCGAGTACTGGTCGGTGCGGGTGAACGGGGAACTGGTCGAGGACCTGGCGTGGAGCTACCGCACCCCGCTGCGGGAGAGCGGACCCATCGCGGGGCATCTCGCCTTCCCGCAGGAGCGCGTGGAGGTCTACGTCGACGGGGTTCGCGATCGGGGATGA
- a CDS encoding response regulator: protein MAIEVLLVDDHEVVRRGLKELLSDEPDIEVVAEAGSADEALAVAMHVEPDVAVVDVRLGENETDGIELCRALRSRPAAPRCLVLTAFDDEEAMLGAIMAGASGYLLKQVRGQDVVNAVREVAAGRSLLDPVTTARLLDKMRNPAEQDPLSKLSERERSVLELIGEGLSNREIAERLFLAEKTVKNYVTSLLAKLGMQRRTQAAAWVARYGNHRTR from the coding sequence ATGGCGATCGAGGTGCTCCTCGTCGACGACCACGAGGTCGTACGTCGCGGGTTGAAGGAGCTGCTGAGCGACGAGCCCGACATCGAGGTGGTCGCCGAGGCGGGCAGTGCCGACGAGGCGTTAGCCGTCGCCATGCACGTCGAGCCCGACGTCGCCGTGGTGGACGTGCGACTCGGGGAGAACGAAACCGACGGCATCGAGTTGTGTCGCGCGCTGCGGTCCCGACCCGCCGCCCCACGCTGCCTGGTGCTCACCGCGTTCGACGACGAGGAAGCCATGCTCGGCGCCATCATGGCGGGTGCGTCCGGATACCTGCTCAAACAGGTGCGCGGCCAGGACGTGGTCAACGCCGTGCGGGAGGTCGCGGCGGGACGATCACTGCTCGACCCGGTCACCACCGCTCGCCTGCTCGACAAGATGCGCAACCCCGCCGAGCAGGATCCGCTGTCCAAGCTCAGCGAACGCGAACGCAGCGTGTTGGAGCTCATCGGAGAAGGACTGTCCAACCGGGAGATAGCCGAGCGGCTCTTCCTCGCCGAGAAGACCGTGAAGAACTACGTCACGTCACTGCTGGCCAAGCTGGGCATGCAGCGACGCACCCAGGCCGCGGCGTGGGTGGCCAGGTACGGCAACCACCGGACACGGTAA